The genomic region CCTTCTCAGCGGCTCGGCTATGAAGAGTGCCAAAAGAAGGCACCCTATTCCTCCTCCAAGAGTAAACCACCAAGCTGATAAACCATAAACATAAGCCATCTCCGCAGTCCCAACTGTAGATGCTCCTCCCACAAGGGCGCCTAGCAATATTCCGGAAACCGCAAAGGGGCTTGCCCTTCTGCCCGCCAATGAATATCCCTCTTCGTCTATTTTCTTTCCCGATGCGATAACGCCTATGGATATAACGAATGTCAGCGTAATGACTACCGATAGAAAAAACATATGACGTGCCACCCTTCACAGCTATAGTATTGATTTATTTTTTATGCTTTAACTTTTATGTCATCACAATCCCAATGCAAGGGGTACCAAAAGGGGAACTAGAAGCGTCAGCAAAAAACCCGATATAAAAGAATAAATTGCAATATCGGGAGAATTACTCTTGACGATAACGGGCAAGGCGGTATCCATTGCCGTCGCACCCGCTACGCCTACTGCTTCAAAAGATCCGATATATTTACTTATCAGCGGTATCGATATCAGGGCAATGACCTCTCTTATCACGTTCGAAAGAAAGGCTACGGTTCCAAGTTCCACGCTGTGCATCTGAGTGATGAGAACCCCTGAAAGAGAATACCATCCGAAACCGGCGCCAACTGCCAGGGTCTCATTTAAAGGCATTCTCAATAATATCGAGGCCAAAGAAGAACCAAACCCTGTCCCTAAAACCGTTGCCACAGGAACGATAAAAAGCTTTATCCCATCTTCTCTGATGTTTCTAAGCGCTTCCTTATTGCAGCCAAGATCAATTCCCACGGAAAAGAGCAGTATGAACAATCCTAATGTGATAATTAAATTAGTTACGTTGCTTAAAGAAAATATCGCGAGCTTTCCAATCAAGATCCCGCTTGTCAAACAGGCAACTATGATGACGATCAAGGGTTCATCATTCCCTTTTTGTCAGAAATCTGACGAATATATTTATACAAAATATTGTACCTAAAATAGACAAAAAAGAAATCGCGGCAGCTTTATAGCCCAAGTTCCCTAACGCCTTGAGCACTTCTCCGTTGCTTCCAATCTCAATACCTATTGCCAACAGCAATAAAATAAGACATAACGTCTGAACTCTCCCGTTATGCCTTTTTATAAAGTTTGGGACCCTCCCGAAATATCCTACTAGCGCTCCCGCCAACATAAAGGCAACGTAAAAATAAACGCTGTTGTCAACCAAAAATCCAAGGAATTTCATGCCGGCCCGATCACCTTTGTGTTTTTATATTTTATAAACCTGGACATGTTACCTAATAGCTTTTTGAGATTTCTTGCCTACACATCATTTGAAAATATCCTATTGCAGAATATACTTTACTTCAAGGCTTAAAAAACTTTTATTCTTTGTCTTAGTTATTGTAATTCATATTACATACATATTAATATCTCAGCGTGGTGATGTGAATGTTCGATTTACCCGAGAAGATCAAACGCGGCGTCGGCGAAGCGGTGTGCGCCTATTCCATGATCGAAGAAGGCGATAATATCTTAGTTGGATTATCCGGAGGGAAGGACAGTTCGTTGCTCCTCATTGCCCTAAAACACTTACAAAGAGTGAGCCCCATCAGATTCAATATAGAAGCCATGATTGTAGATCCAACGGGCGGGCAGTTTGATCCCGCGGGGCTGAAGGATTTTTGCGAAAGCCTCGATGTGCCCTTTACGCATTATGCCTATCCTATATTTGAAATTATAAAAATCAGAAGGGAAAAATCCCCCTGCAGTTTTTGCGCGAACATGAGAAGAGGGATTTTGAGCGGGATCGCAAAGGACAGAGGGTTTAGGAAGATAGCTCTGGGACATCATCTAACCGATGCCACCGTTACGTTAATGCTGAATATTTTTTTCTCCGGAAAACTTCATACGCTACAGCCAAAAACGTGGCAAAGCAGAACGCAAACATGGGTGATCAGGCCTTTGATATTCCTTCCAGAGGAAACTTTGATATCGGCAGCTTCCGAGATGGACCTGCCGGAACGGGGACCAAAATGTCCTTACGGGGACGACACGAAGAGAAAGAGAATGAATGAAATCCTGAAAAATATACTTGAAGAAGCGCCACAAGGAGAATACAGCACATTAAGGGCACTTCGCAAGACACTTTGGGCTACTTAGGCAAGCGAAAGGACTGAGGAAGAAGCTCTGAAAGGCGGTTTCGCTGAAACTTACCTTCCATATCAAACGATATTATTTCCATATCGCCAAATTCGGCCATTACCTGAAGACACGCTCCACAGGGGGGAACTATAGAGTCGGCACATATAATCATCATCTCGAAGACCCGCTCTCCCTGAGCGACGGCAGAACACAGAGCAACCCTTTCGGCACAAATAGTTAGTCCGTAGGAGGAATTTTCAACGTTACATCCGGCGTAAATACGGCCCGATTGGGCGAGCAAAGCGGCACCCACCGAAAAACCGGAGTAGGGGGCATAGGCATTTTCCCGCCCCCTCATTGCCACATCATAAAGTTTCGACACTATATCCATTGCGACATCAGACCTACCTCAAAAGGCCCGAAACGATAACGTCAATAGCTTCGTTCTCGGTCAAACCTTTGGCCATCAGACCCCACAGCTTTTCGTTAGCTATACGGCCTATGGCAGCTTCGTGGGTTATCTCGGCTCCGGGATGAACCACGGAGACGACGGGAACGGCTTCAGCTTTCGCATTTCCTTGCACTATTTCAGTGCAATCGACATGACCTTTCGCTCCGTCAGCAGCTCCCTGCACTTCTCCGAAGAACTTGCCGAAGCTGTTGTCTTTCAATACAACTCTCGCTTTGGCTAATCCGCTAGACTTTTCCCCGGATAACCTTATCGTATCTTTAACGTTGCAGCTATCGTCGTATTTTCCGTAAACTTTGGAGGTTATCTCCGCACTTCCAAGCCAACCGATGACATCTACTTCCACGTCGAGGGACAGAATACCTACCCTTCCCTCGATTAACGAAAAATTGCTCACGTACCTGCCCTTTTCATCCACCACGACGCGGGTCAGCGGCCTGACTTCGATCTTTCCCTCAGGTCCGTGGACGTGCACTTCTTCATATGTCATGTCAGCGCCTTTGCCCACGATTATATCGCCCTCCATCGCATGGAGGAATTTTACGGCATTCGGAAAAATACAGTGCGAGTAAAATTTAGCTTTCGCGCCTTCTTCCAGCACGATCCTGCTTTCTATGACTTGCTTTCCCTCTTTGCCAAGGTGGCCAAAACAAAGATGCACGGGTTTCTTTAAAACCGCTCCTGCTTTTACGGTAAAGGATGCCCTAATGCCAAATTCAGTCTCTTCGGCGTCGATTTCAAGACCGGGGATGTCTTTTGCAGCGATGATATTGTTGGCATGAACTATAACATGAGCATCGTCGGTCTTGATGGGTTCTCCCGCCTTTTCGGCTATTTCTATCAGTGACATATATTCATTACTGAGATTCATTGGAAATCACCCCTCTGACTAAAAGTGGGTCTGAACAGGGGCTGCACAGCGACATTAAGTATTGCTTTACGGCAATTGGCTGTCCCTCGAGCATGACCTTGCCGTTGCAAAGCAGGTAAGCCCTATCGCAGGCCGAAGCTATGTCATCTCTATGGGTTATCACCAATACGCTGCTACCGAAATCTATTAATTTTTTAAAAAGCTTTATCACATCGCCCAAAGCCAGAAGATCTACTCCCGAATCGGGTTCGTCTAAGATGGCAAGCTTGGGCCTCATTAAATAGATAGACGCAAGCTCTAACCTTTTTCTCTCTCCTCCGGATAGAGCCTTGTCGACAAAACGATCCAGGTAAAAAGGTTCCATCTGAATAAAATCCAAAGCCTCTTCCAGTTCTCTTCTCGTCGCATCCTTACGCGACAACCTAAGATATTCGGCTACGGTAATTCCTTCATATCTGGCCGGATATTGCCATGCTAAAGTTATCCCTAATCTCGATCTTTCGGTAATCGAAAAATCGGTAATATCCTTTCCTTCAAAGAAGATCCTGCCGGAATTGGGCCTATAGGAAGGAAGGCCCATAACAGTATAGGCTAACGTCGTCTTTCCCGCACCGTTTCGGCCCAACACTCCAGTTATCTCTCCATGCTCGACTCGCAAATTGACTTGATCGAGCAGTTTTTTCCCGTTTTCTCGGGTTACCGTTACTTCATCTACTTGAAGCAAGGGGGTATCTGTCATTTATAACTTCCTCCGTTACGCATTCCAAACTTGGAATCATATTATAATCTCCATTTTTTGGCATGCTCCAAAATATTCTTCAACTTCCTTCACATATTCCTTGTATCCCTTGCGGCCCATGAGCGAATATATATACCGTTTCCCCTGTTCCACTCCAGGTTGATCGAAGGGATTGATTTTCATCAAAAAACCGACAAGAGCTGTTACATATTCATAGAAGAACACCAACGCACCAATATATCTCTCGGAAACTTCAGGAATCTTAAGGTAAATAATCGGCTTTCCGGCTTTTACCAAAGCCGAAGCCGTCGAACGAGCCTCTATACTCAACAGATCTCCGAGGGCTTTTCCGTATAAAAACTCCAAATCCTTCAATGCATCTATATCTACAACGTCCGGCAATAGGAATAACGGCCTATTATTTACGTCGATAATCGTAATTAGCTTATCGTCCGGGCCTTCCGCGTAAAGTTGAAGCTGGGAATGCTGATCTATAGCTCCGAGAGCACGCACAGGAGTGGTGCCGCATCCCTCTTTGCCAAGGCTTTCTCCCCAAAGCTGAGCAAACCATTCGGCAAAATCGGCAAGATCGTCTCCATAGGGCATCATAACGGCCATATTACGGCCGGCTTTAGCGTGCAACAGGTTAATGCAGGCCAATAGCCATGCGGGGTTTTCCCAAAGGTGCGACCGCAAGGCAAGTCTTTGATCCATCTCCTTGGCACCTTGAACCAGCTTTTCGATGTTGATACCCAAAGCGGAAGCCGTTGCCAACCCTACCGAGGAAAGAACAGAATACCTGCCCCCCACGCTTTCTGGAATATTCAAACTCCTACAACCTGTAGATTTGGCAAATTTGCGCAGAATGCCCTTTCTAGGATCGGTAATTATCAAAAAATTGTCGCTTGCCCTTTCGCCCATCTTTTCCCTGACCTTTTGCCATGCCCATAAAAAGTGCGCAGCCGTTTCCGTCGTGCTTCCCGATTTGCTGACGACTATAAATGCTGTCTTCGACAAATCAAGCCGATCCAGTAAAGATACTGCCGTCTTGGGATCCGGATTTTCCAGCAGATAAAACTTGGGGGCCTTTCTGACGGAAGCATCAAGTTCGTTGTAAAAAGGGGGAAGGAGTGCCTTTGCAAGCATTCTGTTTCCCAAAGCAGATCCGCCAATGCCTATTTGCACGATGGCTTCAAAGCCGGAAAGCCAACGCCCAATTTCAATCGTTTCGGACAAATCCTGATAGGGCAGGTTAATCCAACCAAAGCCATCAACGTCGTCCCTCCCCTTTTCCCGCAACAGGACATCGGCTTCTTCCACCATTCTTGAAAGATCATCGATATTTTCTCTCAAGACGGGACGATCTCCACCTACAAAAGCACCTCCGACGCTTACGCTCAACAGCTCGTCCAAAAGGTATTCCCCCTTTAAAATTAAGCTAATCTAATATACTGTTCTCCTTTAAAAGCTCCTTAATGGTCTCAGGATCATAACCGACAATAAACTTATCGCCTATGAAGGTTACGGGCACACCCATTTGGCCAGTTCGCCTCACCATGTCCATAGCAGCAGCCCTGTCTTTGCTGACGTCTACCTCCTCATACTCGACACCCAAGTCTTTTAAATATTCTTTTACCTTTGTACACCACGGACATGTGGGAGTACTATAAACTTTCACAGTCATATTCTACACCTTCCTCTGATTTGAAAAATTAGGGTTACCAAAC from Acetomicrobium thermoterrenum DSM 13490 harbors:
- a CDS encoding ATP-binding cassette domain-containing protein; this encodes MTDTPLLQVDEVTVTRENGKKLLDQVNLRVEHGEITGVLGRNGAGKTTLAYTVMGLPSYRPNSGRIFFEGKDITDFSITERSRLGITLAWQYPARYEGITVAEYLRLSRKDATRRELEEALDFIQMEPFYLDRFVDKALSGGERKRLELASIYLMRPKLAILDEPDSGVDLLALGDVIKLFKKLIDFGSSVLVITHRDDIASACDRAYLLCNGKVMLEGQPIAVKQYLMSLCSPCSDPLLVRGVISNESQ
- a CDS encoding glucose-6-phosphate isomerase; translation: MDELLSVSVGGAFVGGDRPVLRENIDDLSRMVEEADVLLREKGRDDVDGFGWINLPYQDLSETIEIGRWLSGFEAIVQIGIGGSALGNRMLAKALLPPFYNELDASVRKAPKFYLLENPDPKTAVSLLDRLDLSKTAFIVVSKSGSTTETAAHFLWAWQKVREKMGERASDNFLIITDPRKGILRKFAKSTGCRSLNIPESVGGRYSVLSSVGLATASALGINIEKLVQGAKEMDQRLALRSHLWENPAWLLACINLLHAKAGRNMAVMMPYGDDLADFAEWFAQLWGESLGKEGCGTTPVRALGAIDQHSQLQLYAEGPDDKLITIIDVNNRPLFLLPDVVDIDALKDLEFLYGKALGDLLSIEARSTASALVKAGKPIIYLKIPEVSERYIGALVFFYEYVTALVGFLMKINPFDQPGVEQGKRYIYSLMGRKGYKEYVKEVEEYFGACQKMEIII
- a CDS encoding tRNA 2-thiocytidine biosynthesis TtcA family protein, giving the protein MFDLPEKIKRGVGEAVCAYSMIEEGDNILVGLSGGKDSSLLLIALKHLQRVSPIRFNIEAMIVDPTGGQFDPAGLKDFCESLDVPFTHYAYPIFEIIKIRREKSPCSFCANMRRGILSGIAKDRGFRKIALGHHLTDATVTLMLNIFFSGKLHTLQPKTWQSRTQTWVIRPLIFLPEETLISAASEMDLPERGPKCPYGDDTKRKRMNEILKNILEEAPQGEYSTLRALRKTLWAT
- a CDS encoding SufB/SufD family protein, with product MNLSNEYMSLIEIAEKAGEPIKTDDAHVIVHANNIIAAKDIPGLEIDAEETEFGIRASFTVKAGAVLKKPVHLCFGHLGKEGKQVIESRIVLEEGAKAKFYSHCIFPNAVKFLHAMEGDIIVGKGADMTYEEVHVHGPEGKIEVRPLTRVVVDEKGRYVSNFSLIEGRVGILSLDVEVDVIGWLGSAEITSKVYGKYDDSCNVKDTIRLSGEKSSGLAKARVVLKDNSFGKFFGEVQGAADGAKGHVDCTEIVQGNAKAEAVPVVSVVHPGAEITHEAAIGRIANEKLWGLMAKGLTENEAIDVIVSGLLR
- the cdd gene encoding cytidine deaminase, with amino-acid sequence MDIVSKLYDVAMRGRENAYAPYSGFSVGAALLAQSGRIYAGCNVENSSYGLTICAERVALCSAVAQGERVFEMMIICADSIVPPCGACLQVMAEFGDMEIISFDMEGKFQRNRLSELLPQSFRLPK
- a CDS encoding lysine exporter LysO family protein; the protein is MIVIIVACLTSGILIGKLAIFSLSNVTNLIITLGLFILLFSVGIDLGCNKEALRNIREDGIKLFIVPVATVLGTGFGSSLASILLRMPLNETLAVGAGFGWYSLSGVLITQMHSVELGTVAFLSNVIREVIALISIPLISKYIGSFEAVGVAGATAMDTALPVIVKSNSPDIAIYSFISGFLLTLLVPLLVPLALGL
- a CDS encoding LysO family transporter, coding for MKFLGFLVDNSVYFYVAFMLAGALVGYFGRVPNFIKRHNGRVQTLCLILLLLAIGIEIGSNGEVLKALGNLGYKAAAISFLSILGTIFCINIFVRFLTKRE
- a CDS encoding glutaredoxin family protein, which translates into the protein MTVKVYSTPTCPWCTKVKEYLKDLGVEYEEVDVSKDRAAAMDMVRRTGQMGVPVTFIGDKFIVGYDPETIKELLKENSILD